A portion of the Malania oleifera isolate guangnan ecotype guangnan chromosome 3, ASM2987363v1, whole genome shotgun sequence genome contains these proteins:
- the LOC131150691 gene encoding uncharacterized protein LOC131150691 produces MLKSYKRNLAEKLVSAKKAWNSFTDSLLRSELLRRAHPQKLSKSIKKASLRLRSVLCPSFSPKRRRSLLHRRGHQKGSSLIYVDQLFTEHSSAQQLQRTRMGNHIEVEEETAAIAVGIKKGKEVGGGDGQQKNRIGSSSSVEEAWKAVVDSMPQLRGVDERAEEFISRFREEMMLQRQKSILDFQEMLARGA; encoded by the coding sequence ATGCTCAAGTCTTACAAGAGGAACCTGGCCGAGAAGCTTGTGTCCGCCAAGAAGGCATGGAACAGCTTCACCGACTCACTGCTCCGTTCAGAACTCCTCCGCCGCGCTCATCCCCAAAAACTCTCCAAATCCATAAAAAAGGCCTCCCTTCGCCTCCGCTCAGTACTCTGCCCCTCCTTCTCCCCCAAACGTCGCCGTTCTCTCCTGCACCGCCGCGGCCACCAGAAGGGCTCCTCCCTCATATACGTGGACCAGCTGTTCACAGAGCATTCCTCCGCGCAGCAGCTGCAGCGTACTCGGATGGGGAATCATATTGAGGTCGAAGAAGAGACGGCAGCAATAGCAGTGGGAATTAAAAAGGGTAAGGAGGTGGGAGGAGGCGATGGTCAACAGAAGAACAGGATTGGGAGTTCCAGTAGTGTGGAAGAAGCGTGGAAGGCGGTTGTGGATTCGATGCCGCAACTGCGGGGAGTGGACGAGAGGGCGGAGGAATTCATTTCTAGGTTCCGGGAAGAGATGATGCTTCAGAGGCAGAAATCAATTCTTGATTTCCAAGAAATGCTGGCCCGCGGTGCCTAA